In the Agrococcus sp. Marseille-Q4369 genome, one interval contains:
- a CDS encoding Rieske 2Fe-2S domain-containing protein has translation MSAEDQSAPSEQSVVAYDRGAAIEQSDGFTNPGLPPHRPRQTDLHPEKERRAERQVVAWFLISMLGSVLAIVAYIALPIEPGNMASVRANNLFLGLAIALALLAVGIGGMHWARQLMSSHEVVEERHLSRGSEKSRARAVEIFQLGDQESGFSRRTLIRNTLIGAVALMPLPAIVLFRDLAPAEDAVEAIAHTMWTSGERLALDPTGTPIRADDVTIGSAFHVIPESLKDIGHNEGYLDKKALAAVLLVRLPVDRLKEAPGREGWSYDGIVAYSKICTHVGCPVALYEQQTHHLLCPCHQSTFDVTEHAKVVFGPAKRPLPQLPITVDDEGYLIAQRDFTEPIGPSFWERLNHIDPDHVPVSAAETETRA, from the coding sequence ATGTCGGCTGAAGACCAGTCGGCTCCTAGCGAGCAGAGCGTCGTCGCCTACGACCGTGGCGCAGCGATCGAGCAGTCGGACGGCTTCACGAACCCGGGCCTGCCGCCGCACCGGCCGCGCCAGACCGACCTCCACCCCGAGAAGGAGCGCCGCGCGGAGCGGCAGGTCGTCGCCTGGTTCCTGATCTCGATGCTCGGCTCGGTGCTCGCGATCGTCGCGTACATCGCGCTGCCGATCGAGCCGGGCAACATGGCGAGCGTCCGGGCGAACAACCTCTTCCTCGGCCTCGCGATCGCGCTCGCGCTGCTCGCCGTCGGCATCGGCGGCATGCACTGGGCGCGCCAGCTCATGAGCAGCCACGAGGTCGTCGAGGAGCGGCACCTGTCGCGCGGCTCCGAGAAGAGCCGCGCCCGCGCCGTCGAGATCTTCCAGCTGGGCGACCAGGAGTCGGGCTTCTCGCGCCGCACGCTCATCCGCAACACGCTCATCGGCGCCGTCGCCCTCATGCCGCTGCCCGCCATCGTGCTCTTCCGCGACCTCGCGCCCGCCGAGGACGCCGTCGAGGCGATCGCGCACACGATGTGGACCTCGGGCGAGCGCCTCGCCCTCGACCCGACCGGCACGCCCATCCGCGCGGACGACGTCACGATCGGCTCGGCGTTCCACGTGATCCCCGAGTCGCTCAAGGACATCGGCCACAACGAGGGCTACCTCGACAAGAAGGCGCTCGCCGCCGTGCTGCTCGTCCGGCTCCCCGTCGACCGCCTCAAGGAGGCCCCCGGCCGCGAGGGCTGGTCGTACGACGGCATCGTCGCCTACTCCAAGATCTGCACGCACGTCGGCTGCCCCGTGGCGCTGTACGAGCAGCAGACGCACCACCTCCTCTGCCCGTGCCACCAGTCGACGTTCGACGTCACCGAGCACGCGAAGGTCGTCTTCGGCCCCGCGAAGCGGCCGCTCCCGCAGCTGCCGATCACCGTGGACGACGAGGGCTACCTCATCGCCCAGCGCGACTTCACCGAGCCCATCGGCCCGTCGTTCTGGGAGCGCCTGAACCACATCGACCCGGACCACGTGCCGGTGTCGGCCGCTGAGACGGAGACCCGCGCATGA
- a CDS encoding ubiquinol-cytochrome c reductase cytochrome b subunit, translated as MTATATRPSLTAKASNYLDERTSISTLVATLGRKVFPDHWSFMLGEIILYSFVAILLSGTFLTFFFEPSMTEVHYNGSYVPLKGVAMSAAYASALDLSFDVRGGLLMRQLHHWAALLFIAAIGLHMLRVFFTGAFRKPREINWVVGFILFILALAEGFTGYSLPDDLLSGNGLAIINGMVKGIPIVGTWISYLLFGGVFPGDDIVPRLFVLHIMLLPALVIAFIGIHMVLLVVNKHTQFAGPGKTNDNVVGAPIMPLFAAKAGSFFFIVFGVLVAIASTFTILPLWEYGPYDPSPVSAGTQPDWYIGFADGALRLMPGWETEIFNWTISWNILVPIAVLGLFIVIVMIYPFIEQWITGDEREHHIAERPRNNPTRTAIGAAGVWFYAIMWAAASSDLIATHFRLNVFHVTYALQAMLIVGTVVVYWLTKRIALGLQKKDREILLHGYESGRIVRRPGGEYIEVHQPLDEYEAWKLKAYESYAPVMVRPNAKGRITPATHLRAALTRWFFEDRVSPVTPRELEIAKRHDDH; from the coding sequence ATGACCGCGACCGCCACGCGCCCCAGCCTCACCGCGAAGGCGTCGAACTACCTCGACGAGCGCACCAGCATCTCGACCCTCGTGGCGACCCTGGGCCGGAAGGTCTTCCCGGACCACTGGTCGTTCATGCTCGGCGAGATCATCCTGTACTCGTTCGTCGCGATCCTGCTCTCGGGCACGTTCCTGACGTTCTTCTTCGAGCCGTCGATGACCGAGGTGCACTACAACGGCTCCTACGTCCCGCTCAAGGGCGTCGCGATGTCGGCGGCATACGCCTCGGCCCTCGACCTGTCGTTCGACGTGCGCGGCGGCCTGCTCATGCGCCAGCTGCACCACTGGGCGGCGCTGCTGTTCATCGCCGCGATCGGCCTGCACATGCTGCGCGTGTTCTTCACGGGCGCGTTCCGCAAGCCGCGCGAGATCAACTGGGTCGTCGGCTTCATCCTGTTCATCCTCGCGCTCGCCGAGGGCTTCACCGGCTACTCGCTCCCCGACGACCTGCTCTCGGGCAACGGCCTCGCGATCATCAACGGCATGGTCAAGGGCATCCCGATCGTCGGCACCTGGATCTCGTACCTGCTCTTCGGCGGCGTGTTCCCGGGCGACGACATCGTGCCGCGGCTCTTCGTGCTGCACATCATGCTGCTGCCGGCGCTCGTGATCGCGTTCATCGGCATCCACATGGTGCTGCTCGTGGTCAACAAGCACACGCAGTTCGCGGGCCCCGGCAAGACCAACGACAACGTCGTGGGCGCGCCGATCATGCCGCTGTTCGCCGCGAAGGCCGGCTCGTTCTTCTTCATCGTGTTCGGCGTGCTCGTCGCGATCGCCTCGACCTTCACGATCCTCCCGCTGTGGGAGTACGGGCCCTACGACCCATCGCCCGTCTCGGCCGGCACGCAGCCCGACTGGTACATCGGCTTCGCCGACGGCGCCCTGCGCCTCATGCCGGGCTGGGAGACCGAGATCTTCAACTGGACGATCTCGTGGAACATCCTCGTGCCCATCGCGGTGCTCGGGCTGTTCATCGTGATCGTGATGATCTACCCGTTCATCGAGCAGTGGATCACGGGCGACGAGCGCGAGCACCACATCGCCGAGCGCCCCCGCAACAACCCGACGCGCACGGCCATCGGCGCCGCCGGCGTCTGGTTCTACGCGATCATGTGGGCGGCTGCCTCGTCCGACCTCATCGCGACGCACTTCCGCCTCAACGTGTTCCACGTCACCTACGCCCTCCAGGCGATGCTCATCGTCGGCACGGTCGTCGTGTACTGGCTCACGAAGCGCATCGCGCTCGGCCTGCAGAAGAAGGATCGCGAGATCCTGCTGCACGGCTACGAGAGCGGCCGCATCGTGCGCCGCCCCGGCGGCGAGTACATCGAGGTGCACCAGCCCCTCGACGAGTACGAGGCGTGGAAGCTCAAGGCCTACGAGTCGTACGCGCCGGTCATGGTGCGCCCGAACGCGAAGGGCAGGATCACGCCGGCGACGCACCTGCGGGCAGCGCTCACCCGCTGGTTCTTCGAGGACCGCGTGAGCCCCGTGACGCCGCGCGAGCTCGAGATCGCCAAGCGGCACGACGACCACTAG
- a CDS encoding LLM class flavin-dependent oxidoreductase has product MPLDFGVHTFAAVPEQDGAPIPHSRVLRDVVAEGIAADRAGLSFFGVGEHHRADFAASAPEIVLGALASVTERIRLGTAVTVLSSNDPVRVFEQFSTLDGISSGRAEMIVGRGSFVESFPLFGYRLEDYEALFDERLELLAELVKEEPVTWSGRLRSSLTEQRVHPRSHAAEHGGRIPVWVGVGGTPDSVIRTARHGFDMMLAIIGGSPAQFAPFSGLYRRAMEQFGHSGGRVGMHSPGLIAETDEEAKRILMPQWMVYRNRIGRERGWGDATEREFDASAAEHGAIFVGSPETVAQKIVWAVETLGVERFDLKYDSGTSHEDNLRSIELLGTEVVPRVRAMLDR; this is encoded by the coding sequence ATGCCCCTCGACTTCGGAGTCCACACGTTCGCCGCCGTCCCCGAGCAGGACGGCGCGCCGATCCCCCACTCGCGCGTGCTCCGCGATGTCGTGGCCGAGGGCATCGCCGCCGATCGCGCCGGGCTGTCGTTCTTCGGCGTCGGCGAGCACCACCGCGCCGACTTCGCGGCGAGCGCGCCCGAGATCGTCCTCGGCGCCCTCGCGAGCGTGACCGAGCGCATCCGCCTCGGTACGGCCGTCACGGTGCTGTCGTCGAACGACCCCGTGCGCGTGTTCGAGCAGTTCTCAACCCTCGACGGCATCTCGAGCGGCCGGGCCGAGATGATCGTCGGCCGCGGCTCGTTCGTCGAGTCGTTCCCGCTGTTCGGCTACCGGCTCGAGGACTACGAGGCGCTCTTCGACGAGCGGCTCGAGCTGCTCGCCGAGCTCGTGAAGGAGGAGCCCGTCACGTGGTCGGGCCGGCTGCGCTCGTCGCTCACCGAGCAGCGCGTGCACCCGCGCTCCCACGCGGCCGAGCACGGCGGTCGCATCCCCGTGTGGGTCGGCGTCGGCGGCACGCCCGACTCCGTCATCCGCACCGCTCGCCACGGCTTCGACATGATGCTCGCGATCATCGGCGGCAGCCCCGCGCAGTTCGCGCCCTTCTCGGGGCTCTACCGGCGCGCGATGGAGCAGTTCGGGCACTCGGGCGGTCGCGTCGGGATGCACTCCCCCGGGCTCATCGCCGAGACGGACGAGGAGGCGAAGCGCATCCTCATGCCGCAGTGGATGGTCTACCGCAACCGCATCGGGCGCGAGCGCGGCTGGGGCGACGCGACCGAGCGCGAGTTCGACGCGAGCGCTGCCGAGCACGGCGCCATCTTCGTCGGGAGTCCCGAGACCGTCGCGCAGAAGATCGTCTGGGCGGTCGAGACGCTCGGCGTCGAGCGATTCGACCTCAAGTACGACTCGGGCACATCGCACGAGGACAACCTGCGCTCGATCGAGCTGCTCGGCACCGAGGTCGTGCCGCGCGTGCGCGCCATGCTCGACCGCTAG